The proteins below are encoded in one region of Lytechinus pictus isolate F3 Inbred chromosome 11, Lp3.0, whole genome shotgun sequence:
- the LOC129271241 gene encoding ERI1 exoribonuclease 3-like — MFHFSRIFHLKRFFLGDCQATRRVFSCFHPSLNTSLLSSSPPSLLNPWISRRMASGNGNTSLIVPQDFDYFLVLDFEATCLDNQKIEPQEVIEFPVLKVSGKTFQTEATFHQYVEPQVHGVGEFCTRLTGITRDMVKNQPTFADTLKSFHIWMEKEGLIDPDIKFIFVTCGDWDLKTMLPSQCAHFELPYHSYFRRWLNIKKAYATVTSHYPKGMMQMLEKLNIPHVGRHHSGIDDCRNIANILQALAHRRYKFKQTGSR, encoded by the exons ATGTTTCACTTCTCAAGGATTTTCCACCTCAAGCGTTTCTTTCTGGGAGACTGCCAAGCTACAAGGAGAGTCTTCTCTTGCTTCCATCCATCTTTGAATACCTCTCTGCTATCAAGCTCACCCCCTTCCTTGCTGAACCCTTGGATTTCCAGGAGAATGGCATCAGGAAATGGTAACACTTCCCTCATTGTCCCCCAAGACTTTGATTACTTTCTGGTCCTGGATTTTGAAGCAACCTGCTTGGATAATCAAAAGATAGAACCTCAG gaaGTGATTGAATTTCCTGTTCTTAAAGTTAGTGGTAAAACTTTCCAGACAGAAGCCACATTTCATCAGTATGTTGAGCCACAGGTTCATGGTGTCGGGGAATTCTGCACAAGG CTTACAGGAATCACACGTGacatggtaaaaaatcaacCAACATTTGCAGATACTTTGAAG TCATTTCACATATGGATGGAGAAGGAAGGCCTTATAGATCCAGACATTAAATTCATATTTGTCACGTGTGGAGACTGGGATCTGAAAACTAT GTTGCCAAGCCAATGTGCCCATTTTGAGCTTCCATATCACTCATACTTCAGAAGATGGCTTAACATTAAGAAG GCTTATGCTACAGTGACTAGTCACTACCCCAAGGGAATGATGCAGATGTTAGAGAAACTAAACATTCCACATGTCGGCAGGCATCATAGTGGCATAG ATGATTGCCGCAATATCGCCAACATTCTCCAAGCTCTGGCCCACAGGAGATACAAGTTCAAGCAAACAGGAAGTAGATGA